One window from the genome of Molothrus ater isolate BHLD 08-10-18 breed brown headed cowbird chromosome 5, BPBGC_Mater_1.1, whole genome shotgun sequence encodes:
- the PMPCB gene encoding mitochondrial-processing peptidase subunit beta — protein sequence MAASAARSAARRLLLPWSSRLVRAPGAAQRGVHVGTGRCTVSKAATEVILNVPETRVSPLENGLQVASEDSGLSTCTVGLWIDAGSRYENEKNNGTAHFLEHMAFKGTKKRSQLDLELEIENMGAHLNAYTSREQTVYYAKAFSKDLPRAVEILADIIQNSTLGEAEIERERGVILREMQEVETNLQEVVFDYLHATAYQNTALGRTILGPTENIKSINRNDLVEYITTHYKGPRMVLAAAGGVSHDELLDLAKCHFGNLPSAPEGGLPPLPPCSFTGSEIRIRDDKMPLAHLAIAVEAAGWADPDTIPLMVANTLIGNWDRSFGGGVNLSSKLAQIACQGNLCHSFQSFNTCYTDTGLWGLYMVCEPSTIQDMVHFVQKEWIRLCTSVTENEVARAKNLLKTNMLLQLDGSTPICEDIGRQMLCYKRRIPIPELEARIEAIDAQTIREICTKYIYDKHPAVAAVGPIEQLPEYSKICSGMYWRRE from the exons ATGGCGGCGTCTGCAGCACGCTCAGCGGCCCGGCGGCTTCTCTTGCCCTGGTCCTCCCGCCTGGTGCGAGCGCCCGGTGCAGCGCAGCGG gGTGTGCATGTTGGAACAGGGAGGTGCACAGTTTCCAAAGCAGCAACAGAAGTAATCTTAAATGTCCCTGAAACTAGGGTGAGTCCTTTGGAAAATGGCTTGCAAGTAGCTTCTGAAGACTCTGGACTCTCAACATGCACA GTTGGACTTTGGATTGATGCTGGAAGCAGATATGAAAATGAGAAGAACAATGGAACTGCTCACTTTCTTGAACATATGGCTTTCAAG GGAACAAAAAAGAGATCTCAGTTAGACCTTGAGCTAGAGATTGAGAACATGGGGGCTCATCTGAACGCGTACACGTCCAGGGAACAAACTGTGTATTATGCAAAGGCTTTTTCAAAAGACTTACCAAGAG CTGTGGAAATTCTTGCTGACATAATTCAGAACAGCAccctgggagaggcagagatTGAGCGCGAGCGAGGAGTTATACTGCGAGAGATGCAAGAGGTTGAAACCAATTTGCAGGAAGTTGTCTTTGATTACCTTCATGCCACAGCCTACCAGAACACAGCCCTAGGACGGACCATTTTAGGACCCACTGAAAATATCAA ATCCATAAATCGTAATGACTTGGTGGAGTACATAACAACACATTACAAAGGACCCAGAATGgtcttggctgctgctggag GGGTCTCTCACGATGAACTACTTGACCTGGCGAAGTGCCATTTTGGAAACTTGCCATCTGCTCCAGAAGGAGGactgccacccctgccaccTTGCAGCTTCACAGGCAGTGAG ATCCGGATAAGGGATGACAAGATgcccctggcacacctggccATTGCCGTGGAAGCAGCTGGCTGGGCAGACCCTGACACCATCCCCCTCATGGTAGCCAACACTCTGATAGGGAACTGGGATCGCTCCTTTGGAGGAGGAGTG AATTTGTCCAGTAAACTTGCTCAGATTGCCTGCCAAGGTAACCTGTGTCACAGTTTCCAGTCCTTCAACACCTGCTACACTgacacagggctgtggggactCTATATGGTCTGTGAGCCATCCACTATTCAGGACATGGTGCACTTTGTTCAGAAAGAATG GATAAGACTTTGCACAAGCGTTACAGAAAATGAAGTAGCTCGAGCAAAAAATCTTCTAAAGACAAATATGCTGCTACAACTTGATG GGTCCACACCAATCTGTGAAGACATTGGAAGACAAATGCTGTGTTACAAGCGCCGAATCCCAATTCCAGAACTTGAGGCAAGAATTGAA GCTATAGATGCCCAGACTATTAGAGAAATCTGCACAAAGTACATCTATGATAAGCATCCTGCAGTTGCTGCCGTGG GTCCAATTGAACAACTTCCAGAGTATAGCAAAATCTGCAGTGGCATGTATTGGCGTCGTGAATAG